tatttgtcacatacacatggttagcagatgttaatgcgagtgtagcgaaatgcttgtgcttctagttccgacaatgcagtaaaaaccaacaagtaatctagctaacaattccaaaactcctaccttatagacacaagtgtaaggggataaagaatatgtacataaagatatatgaatgagtgatggtacagagcggcataggcaagatgcagtagatggtattgagtacagtatatacatatgagatgagtatgtaaacaaagtggcatagttaaagtggctagtgatacatgtattacataaagatgcagtagatgatatagaatacagtaaatacgtatacatatgagataaataatgtagggtatgtaaacattatattaggtagcattgtttaaagtggctagtgatatattttacataatttcccatcaattcccattattaaagtggctggagttgagtcagtgtgttggcagcagccactcaatgttagtggtggctgtttaacagtctgatggccttgagatagaagctgtttttcagtctctcggtcccagctttgatgcacctgtactgacctcgccttctggatgatagcggggtgaacaggcagtggctcgggtggttgttgtccttgatgatctttatggcctttctgtgacattgggtggtgtaggtgtcctggagggcaggtagtttgcccccgttgatgcgttgtgcagagctcactaccctctggggagccttacggttgtgggcggagcagttgccgtaccaggcggtgatacagcccgacaggatgctctcgattgtgcatctgtagaagtttgtgagtgcttttggtgacaagccgaatttcttcagcctcctgaggttgaagaggcgctgctgcgccttcttcacgatgctgtctgtgtgggtgggccaattcagtttgtctgtgatgtgtacgccgaggaacttaaaacttactaccctctccactactgttccatcgatgtggataggggggtgttccctctgctgtttcctgaagtccacaatcatctccttagttttgttgacgttgagtgtgaggttattttcctgacaccacactccgagggccctcacctcctccctgtaggccgtctcgtcgttgttggtaatcaagcctaccactgttgtgtcgtccgcaaacttgatgattgagttggaggtgtgcgtggccacgcagtcgtgggtgaacagggagtacaggcgagggctcagaacgcacccttgtggggccccagtgttgaggatcagcggggtggagatgttgttgcctaccctcacagagctgggctttacggaagagtggccagaaaaaagccattgcttaaatttaaaaaattagcaaacacgtttggtgttcaccaaaaggcatgtgggagactccccaaatatatggaaaaaggtactctggtcagatgagactaaaatgtagctttttggccatgaaggacaatgctatgtctggcgcaaacccaacatctctcatcaccccgagaaccctatgtccacagtgaagcatggtggtggcagtgtcaTGCTGTTGGGTTGTTTTTCATCAGCATgcactgggaaactggtcagaattgaaggaatgatggatggcgctaaatacaggcaAATTCTtgggggaaacctgtttcagtcttccagagatttgagactgggatggaggttcaccttccagcaggacaatgaccctaagcatactgctaaagcaacacttgagtggtttaaggggaaacatttaaatgtcttggaatgtcctagtcaaagcccagacctcaatccaattgagaatctgtggtatgacttaaagattactgtacaccagcggaacccatccaacttgaaggagctggagcagttttgcattgaaaaatgggcaaaaatcccagtggctagatgtgccaagcttatagagacataccccaagagacttgcagctgtaattgctgcaaaaggtggctctacaaagtattgactttgagggAGTAAATAGTTATGCAccctcaagttctgttttttttgtcttatttcttgtttgtttcacccaaaaatattttgcatcttcaaagtggtaggcatgttgtgtaaatcaaatgatacaaaccccccaaaaatctattttaattccaggttgtaaggcaacaaaataggaaaaatgccaaggggctgagtactttcgcaagccactgtaggtaGGCTATTACTATTAGCTATGTTTGGAGATAGTGTGTCTGTGTTATCATATGGACAATATTGCACAGTGAAATTAAAGGATGTCCATACAGTACCTGCTGCATTGTATGTTATACATCATGACTAACAACATAAGTATTTTGGGAATCAGGAGCAAAAGGGACAGTCTTTCACAACAATTTtgctgtatacagtgcattcggaaagtattcagaccccatgactttttccacattttgttacgttacagcctttttctaatatggataaaaaaaattaaaatcctcatcaatcaacaaacaataccccataatgataatgcgaaaaacaggtttttagaccaTTTTGCAagtgtattaaaataaaaaagcaaacaccttatttacataagtattcagatcctttgctatgagactcgtaaTTAAGCTGAAATGCATCCTTTTTCCATTCATGAAatgtgtcacatgcgccgaatacaacaggtacaaaaatgcttacttacaagcccttaaccaaaaatgcagttttaagaaaatacaaaaaataaaaataagagatgaaaataacaaataattcaagagcagcagtaaagtAACAGTaaagtggctatatacagggggtaccggtgtcgaggtaattgaggtaatatgtacatgtaggtagagttattaaagtgactatgcataaataataacagagtagcagcagtgttccagaggaggaggggggggcgaTGCAAATAgtgagtagccatttgattagctgttcatgagtcttatggcttgggggtagaagctatttaggaacctcttagacctagacttggtgctccagtaccgcttgccgtgctgtagcagagagaacagtctatgactagggtgactggagtcattgacaatttttagggctttcctctgacaccgcctggtatagaggtggcaggaagcttgtccacggtgatgtactgggccgtacgcacaacCCTaagtagtgccttgcggtcggaggccgagcagttgccataccaggcagtgatgcaaccagtcaggatgctctagatggtgcagctgtagaaccttttgaggatctgaggacccatgccaaataatttcagtctcctgagggggaataggttttgtcgtgccctcttcacaattgtcttggtatgcttggaccatgttagtttgttggtgatgtggacgccaaggaacttgaagctctcaacctgctccactgcagccccatcgatgagaatgggggcgtgctcggtcctccttttcctgtagtccacaatcatctcctttgtcttgatcatgttgagggagaggtttttgtcctggcaccacacggtcaggtctctgacgacctccctataggctgtctcattgttgtcggtgatcaggcctaccactgttgtgtcatcagcaaacttaatgatggtgttggagtcatgcctggacatgctgtcatgagtgaacagggagtacaggagggcacTGAGCACGCATCTTTACtttaactcaagtatgacaattgggtactttttccaccactggtagcCATGCAAAAACCTGTAACTGGAGAGCAACACAGAGTGGAACATGAACTTGATTCTCAACACACTAGTAGGCCTATATGATCCCAATGGTTAATAATGTATATATGTTTAGAAAGACTGCCAAATGCATTCATCGACTCCTGCAATATTTCTAACTATTGAGAGTTTATCTTGAAACCCAGTATTGTGACATTATTTTGCATGAACTATCACCATCTCAAAACATGTCACACTGAGCTTTTTCCATACACTGCAGTATGCTGCAGGAGTCAGGATATTCACTTTCATTATATGACAGGGACATTTCGTGTCATGTCATGCATAATCGCCATGTGGATTACTGACGACGGTAACTCTGCGACGGTCCCTAAACATTTCCACAAGACCTCTTTCACGACGCCCCCTACATTTTCTGATGAAATCCTCTTCTGAAAAGTGGGCAGAGGAGTCGACCGACGGTACAAGGAAACGCAACCATGATTGTAAAAAAAACAGAAGTATCGCATGGAAGTATTATAACGAGCTTGTCTATTTAGTTGATATCTATTGAATACTACATTTCTCATGCGGATGCATTCCATGATTTTATTGTAATGAATTGTTGAGCTTCGTTGAAGTCTCGGATCAAGGTTTGCATCTGCGCTGTCGCGGTGTGCTACGTACGAGACTAACCAGATTTTTCTCCAACCAAGACTAAAATGGATTGTATATTTTCGTTTATACTGAATTTCTCAACATGCTATGACTCGCCAAGGCTTTGCTCACTTTCTACATTCACTACCCCTGTTTGTACGATGCTTACCGCGCGAAATAAGTATAACCACCACTCGCAGGAAAATGTCTCCCATACCGCGGACAACATGGACGATGGTATTCACTTGAACAGGAGAGCTAACCGGTATGCTATTGCTAGCCTTTCGGTGTAAGAAGATGGATAAGGGACAACAGTAATGGATGTTTCACCTGCAATTATGGACAGTGCTCTGGAGTGCACACCAAGTTATTCTCAAATGTGTCGCTAGCAACTTCCAGCGAAACGAACAGCTCTCAAAATCAAGATTACGTTAGCTAGCCCGGTAACAGCTGCTCAAACTAGCACTAGTTAGCTAGATAACTAACGTTGGTTCTTGTTATCCTTTATTGCCAGACTAAAGTTTGATTGGCATGTTTATTTTGACAGTCTAGTTAATACACGAGTTACTAATATATTGTGAACTAGCTACTAAATGTCAGCGTGTTAAATTGTCCTACACGTgtacgttagctagttaactaacCAAAAAGCTTTAACAAACTTCCCAGCAGCAAGCAGTCAAACGGTATTCTTGATCGAAACTTTACTAATGTATCTTGCATAGTGACCATTTGTTAGCCACAAGCCAGTATTGAGAATGTTTAAAAACATGAATCGCGAGGAACACTTTTCTGGTGTGAAGACTCCTCCATCCACTCCCGCCGGGCATGGAGTGGCCTCTCCCCGACAACCAAACCAGGAGCGCTCGTGGATGGGCATGTTCTCCGCGGTTTCTAGGCCTGCCCTGTCATTTCTGCAAAAGTATATACCATGGCGCCCTAGTACTCCTGCCATGCCTCACAATGTGACAGGGTGGGTCAGTGGGAATTTCAAAGATAACTTTGTAGAGGCAGAAAGCACATTTTTAAGACAACTGGACGACGTCTTGCCTGGAACTCAACACCATGCACATCATCTATCGTACCTGCAATACCAGCATGGTAGCCCTGGGCTAGCAGCGTCAGGTGATAATACTCCGAGTTGGTTGACAGCAGATTCTCTTTACGAGTTAGGGATTCAAAATGCTGCTGAAATGGACTTAAATATAAGGCAACAAACTTCGGTAGGATACCTCGCAATCGCGAGAGGTTTTCTCAGTCATGTTTTGTTGAACGCAGCGTCGGCTCAGGAAATGAAACACCCAGACCAAGGGCATGTACTTGGTGGGAACGGTTGGTCATCTGACGCGGTGTCAGCCAGAGAAAATAGTACCGCTGGTAACTGGTGGGGTGGGCTTTGGGGAACCAGTAGCGCCCAAGGGTGGCTGTCAAATTTGTCTTGGAGAAAAGAGGGCACTGGGGAAAACAACAGTAATGGTCATTGTTTTCAACCGGACTGTGGTACAAAGGCTACGGTTACCAAGCCAACAGGGCTGTTTGTACATTTCGATGATAACGAATCAATGGATGGCAAAAGCAATGGCGCCTCCTGCAACAAAGAGGAGCCAAATGACAATGGAAGCCTTCAAACAGCCACCTGGCCAGAgtctctccctttccctgacAGTTTCTCATTACATCACTGGGAAACGGTCGGTATCAGTGATCATCTTGTCAGAGTTGGAGCTGTCACTGCCTGCAGTGAGGTGGCAGTTTTTACCCCTGACCAGGATAATGGTTATTCCAGTCTGGAAGAAGAACACTCCACCTCCAGACTGTACATGTTAAGGCCTCCCATTGAAGAGCTACAGGGGATCACAGAGATGAAGGAAGAGACCAGCACATCTGACACACCAACACAGGGGAGCTCTGGAGAGAGTGGGCCAGAGAGGGATGCATCCAATCATAGAGAAGTGGGTGAGACTGCTGCCACTGGAGGGATGgaattagaggaggaggaagagattgAGGACTCTGACTTCTCAGACTCTGAGGAAGAGGAAACGGCGGCTGAGGGTCCACCAGTGTCGACCACCGCTttgcccccctccacccccccagtGCAGTAACAAGGCCATCGCCTACATCATGGGCAGCCCCTGCAGCGACGACAGCCAATCAGACGACTCACTCAGCGAGGAGGATGACGATGGTTTCGACAGCGAGGGCTCGTCAGAATTCTCCAATTCCGAGTTGTTGGATGAcgatgaagaggaggatgactctgagactgagagactgtggAACTCACTGTGCCAAAGCAGGGACCCCTACAACCCCCAAAACTTCACCGCCCTCATTACCAACCCCAGGACCATCCCCTCCACCTCTACAGCCACCACAGCCTGCTCCCCTCACACCTCACCCCCAGAGcaacctccctctcccctctcctcttcttccccctctcctgtGGATGAGTTTGGCTCTGAGTCCAGCAGCAGTGAGGTGGATGAGGCTGAGAGCCTGAGGCTGTGGGACTCCTTCAGCACCTCCTCAGACCCCTACAGCCCATTCAACTTCCAGGCCCTGCTCAGGACTAGAGAGCCAGTCAGGACAAGGGTAAAAGCTGGGACAGGGGCGCGCTGTAAGAAGAGCAGCAAGACAACCCCCCGTCATGGTCAGGGACAGAGCCACTCACCCCCCCAGTACAggaaggaggaggcagaggagagactgGACAGTGGCTTCTCAGAGATCCCTCCCAACCCAGAGATCACCACCACGGGCTGCATCACAGTCAAAAAGGTCAGTATTGGCGACTTTCTGGTAGGCCTAAAGAAAGCGCCACACACCTTGTTATTCATATGTTCCTCATTCTGTTTTTATAAAATGGTAGGTCTGTTCTTAAATAGTATCAGTCACATTGTATTGTCATCTATGGGCATTGGTCACTCACATGACTGAAGTAAAATGTGAGAACCTGGCAATGACTCCTAAAATGACTGATCTTCCCACTCAGCAGGTAACTGCTGGAGGCTGTTTGTTAATGAGTAGCTGAAGAGGAAGCATTGTTTTATCTCCTGTGGTGTACTTACATACTGCATCGACATAAGCCGCTGGCCCCGCCAGACTTTCCTGACCCCGTGACTGACGTGATGTGCCCAGAGTTTTTCTACATCACTTCGGATCATGTGGTCTGGAAAGACGTTCATTAAAAAATAACTAATAATTGGATCTCATTGTTCAAACTTCTTATCCGACGTGGTTATCACACCGTTTTTGGGCTGGGTTGTTGTGGGAAAATTCAAACTTTACCACATTCTCTTAACAGATGGATTTAGAGCTTTGGAGTGGATTACTCACACAGCATACAGAAAGGGGAAGAGGGACTGACTGTGTATTAGCTGTTCTGTTTTATGTGTTAGTATTCCTGTCTGACTGTGCAAGTGATGGAAACCTATGCAATAACCCTTTCCACCGCTCTCATGTGATCAGCTTCCCATATTTGTACCATGGAGACCAGAGTCGGAGAGGCTGAGTGCACTTAGTGAACCTCTACAGCTCTGTATAATGTATTAAAACATTTTTCATTATAGACATTCCCATTGAAATGTGCTGAAATGCTTTGACTGATCAGTCACTCATAGGGCTGTAGCTAAAGCAGCACATTGGCTGCTGTTAGACAGATGTGAATGAAGGCTGTAGCTAAAGCAGCACATTGGCTGCTGTTAGACAGATGTGAATGAAGGCTGTAGCTAAAGCAGCACATTGACTGCTGTTAGACAGATGTGAATGGAGGCTGTAGCTAAAGCAGCACATTGACTGCTGTTAGACAGATGTGAATGAAGGCTGTAGCTAAAGCAGCACATTGACTGCTGTTAGACAGATGTGAATGAAGGCTGTAGCAAAAGCAGCACATTGACTGCTGTTAGACAGATGTGAATGAAGGCTGTAGCTAAAGCAGCACATTGACTGCTGTTAGACAGATGTGAATGAAGGCTGTAGCTAAAGCAGCACATTGACTGCTGTTAGACAGATGTGAATGAAGGCTGTAGCTAAAGCATCACATTGACTGCTGTTAGACAGATGTGAATGAAGGCTGTAGCTAAAGCGGCACATTGACTGCTGTTAGACAGATGTGAATGAAGGCTGTAGCTAAAGCGGCACATTGACTGCTGTTAGACAGATGTGAATGAAGGCTGTAGCTAAAGCGGCACATTGGCTGCTGTTAGACAGATGTGAATGAAGGCTGTAGCTAAAGCGGCACATTGGCTGCTGTTAGACAGATGTGAATGAAGGCTGTAGCTAAAGCGGCACATTGGCTGCTGTTAGACAGATGTGAATGAAGGCTGTAGCTAAAGCGGCACATTGACTGCTGTTAGACAGATGTGAATGAAGGCTGTAGCTAAAGCAGTAGTAAAACTGTATCAGTACATTGCTGTGAAACGTCTGTCCCAGTCAGTGGAATGGAAGATAATCACCATGAGAGTAGTAGACCTAGTCATCCATGAGCACAATCCAACGGCTGTCTTTGATATAGTCCGGCTGTATTTTCCATGCCCTTTGTATTACATTATCCACCTATTAGGAGCACACAACTGCCATGTTACTTAGCAACGGTGATAACTGAGCGAGACGGAAATTACATTTCTCTGAAGCCCTTGTATTTTTATTTCTCTGGCTCGGCGCGCTGGCTCATAACGTTCTTGCAATGCTTCCACAACGTTCTCCCAACCCTTCAGCCCATGCCGAGCAGATTTCAGTGTCTTCCGTCTAATAACCTCCGCTCTGATGGTACTGGTGACCTCAGTAGGCTGCTGCTTATGGAGATGTATTGTCTCTGTGATGAGATATGGGGCGTCCATCACACAGACGATTTTCCCCCCTCTTTTTTTCTTTGCCTCTCCTTGTCTCTGCCCAAACGGTTGCAGCTCCAGGCGTGTAGCGTTGCCTCCCAGTGATGAGCGATGGGTATAAATCTCAATTTCATAGTCACATGAAGAATGCTGCTTAGAGGCCCTAGTTGAGTTTCTTAAATGGATTGAGTGaaatttggagaaaaaaaatgcaGAGAGCTGTGGAGCAAGTGTGTTTTTCATTATGTGTGTGAATGTCAGGGTTAGGACTACCGTTTTAAAATGGAAGTGTCTTTTGTTGTTGACATAATTGTAGGTTTCCGTTTTGGATGCTTTATGCACTGCAGTTTCTCCTTTCAGAATATTGAGGTAATATTGAGTTGACCTAGTTTTGTCAAGCTGAAATGTAGTCTAGTGAGTTTGAATGTATGCAGAAGTAAACTTGGCCTGCAGCTGTTTCAGTGAGGAGGTTCTAGTCTGTGGTGACGtatgtagttctctctctccaggtgggtTTCTGTGATGAGGTGGATGAGTTCTACGCCAGCGAGGACGATGAGGACAGGCGTGGGCCGTGGGAGGAGCTAGCCAGAGACCGCTGTCGCTTCCTCCGCCGTGttcaggaggtggaggagagcatCGGCTACGTGTTCAGCTCCACCTTCCGCCTCACCGTCtgccagagacaacaccacagctgacccctaacctctgacccctacaACACAACTGATCGTAAATCCTGTTTCTCTGTGACCCTCTAACACCCCTCCCTGTCCCTAAATCCTATTTTCAACAGACTGCATCAGAACTTCTTAGTCATCCCCCCTACCCAGTGATCCTCCCCCAACTCCCAAACCTTCAGACTGGATGTGCAGAAAAGACCACTTCAGAGCTGTTGACTAGACCAGTGGTttccagactgttgactagacCAGTGGTttccagactgttgactagacCAGTGGTttccagactgttgactagacCAGTGGTTTCCAGACTGACCAGTGGTTTCCAGACTAGACCAGTGGTttccagactgttgactagacCAGTGGTttccagactgttgactagacCAGTGGTttccagactgttgactagacCAGTGGTttccagactgttgactagacCAGTGGTttccagactgttgactagacCAGTGGTttccagactgttgactagacCAGTGGTttccagactgttgactagacCAGTGGTttccagactgttgactagacCAGTGGTttccagactgttgactagacCAGTGGTTTCCAGACTTTGGGTCGGGACCAGTGGTTTCCAGACTTTGGGTCGGGACCAGTGGTTTCCAGACTGTGGGTCGGGACCAGGGGTTCAGGTGGGTTGCTTGTGCGTTACAAAACATAGATATACTTTTTTTTATGCATTTTTGGGATGGAAAAAGGCGTTCTTCGTATACTTAATCATCTAAATAGAGAGTGTGTACAAAATACAATGGACCTGTATATTTTTCCTCATAAAAATCTCTTAAAATATAATTTTTAATTTCAGCTTCAGTAAAAAATGTGTAGACTTAAAGCTTTAAATCTGCAACATTTTTACTTTGTTCTGTGCATGGTTTTTTTTCACCTCAATTTATGGAAGTAAAATGTTTGGGAACCCATGGACTAGAAGACATCCcgtcacacctctctctcctgaccccttactGTCAGTCTGGGGTGTTGAAGACTTGATAATACAGATGTTCTCCCTTTCTTCCTGCCTGCTTCCTGATCGTTTGCTGTTTTGTTTGAATCTCAGTGGAGTGATTACCTAATATAGGATATGATTAAGGGCGACTGCATATTGCTAACTAGGAGGTATACAGGTAATGTAAAGGTAGAAGGGCTTACTGGTTCCAGTGGGACAAACACAGTCTAACACAGAGCAGCTATTCTGCTGAGCCGTGTGCTCAGTAACCTGACTGGAAAACAGAACTCTACACAAGACACTACAGCCAAAAGTGTATTTTATATTTCATTTTAAAATTGGTTTTATCAATTTGTCCCGTTGATTTAAACTGCGCTTTTGGCGTTGCTCCGTCCTTCTCTCTGACACATCCATCTGGGTCACTGCTCTCAGTAGTGTTCTCAGTTTCATGTCATTGTGATCTGAACCCAGGTCAGTATTTAAGGGTTTCGGTATAATCCTACTCTGCACCCACAGCCAAATGTCACACTGCTCTCCGGAGCTGGATTGGGGTTTAAGAGCTTTTGGAAAGCAAATTTAGTTTTGAATGAGTTTATTCTTTCCTTTTTATAAATGTTATCTCCCTGTAAACCATGCAGAGTACACACTAAGCAGGGGTTGTAAAACCATGCAGAGTACACACTAACATTGACCGTGTTCTACAGGGGTTGTAAACCTACAGTATGAAGTGTAAAACACTCCTCAACTGTATTGGTGTTTAGTGTTAAAACCAAGCCTGTATTGTAGTAGTGTCTTCCTGGTTTCAATCATTTCGCAGGACCAGGTTTGGGAAAGCCTGATTGAGCAGTCGCTCTTATTGAGAGTGACTTACGGGGATTTATTGCCAAACAAGCAGGTATTTCTAGTGAACAGTCAGTAGAGCTCCTCTGACTATTTCTGGGCTGAAGTGAAGGCTATAAGGGTTAAGTGGAAGTATGTGCATGATCCTTGTCTTAAATGGCCTCCTTTCCTCTATCTACTTCCCTCACGGTGGTTCCGAGAATAAACAATTCCTTTAATCTATCTACAATTTGCACCAATAGACCTTCAATTATGCTTTCTCAAATGTAAAGCTTGCATCCATCAATGGTCATCTTGGAAAGGAGATGTGTTAAGGAAGCCCTTCTCTCGCTATAACACATCTTAAGTGCTTTTCGTGAGACCCAAAGTCACTGAACTTAAACCTCTTACTATTTAACCCTGTGACGCTTCTACGGACCCAGTGTTGTGTATCTATTGTTGAGGGGTTAGTGTCCCTACTGTGGATAAAGGGTTAACCTCTGTTGTGACCAGGTGGGGGAAAAGCAGGGATGTGAAACGCACGTTATTCTGAAGTGATTCTCAGAATGAAAAAAATACAATATGAAAGCTGTGCTCGGATCTGAAGAATATAACTCTTTAACTTGGTGTTATTTTAGTCGGTACAATTAACatgaaattgttttattt
This genomic window from Oncorhynchus nerka isolate Pitt River linkage group LG2, Oner_Uvic_2.0, whole genome shotgun sequence contains:
- the LOC115117972 gene encoding protein phosphatase 1 regulatory subunit 15B encodes the protein MGSPCSDDSQSDDSLSEEDDDGFDSEGSSEFSNSELLDDDEEEDDSETERLWNSLCQSRDPYNPQNFTALITNPRTIPSTSTATTACSPHTSPPEQPPSPLSSSSPSPVDEFGSESSSSEVDEAESLRLWDSFSTSSDPYSPFNFQALLRTREPVRTRVKAGTGARCKKSSKTTPRHGQGQSHSPPQYRKEEAEERLDSGFSEIPPNPEITTTGCITVKKVGFCDEVDEFYASEDDEDRRGPWEELARDRCRFLRRVQEVEESIGYVFSSTFRLTVCQRQHHS